The genome window CGGCGCGGTCACGTTGACGCGCATGCACAGTTCCCATTCTTCCAGGCTGATGTCGGCGAACCAGTTCGTGGGCCAGATGGCCGCGTTGTTCACCAGGATGTCTATGCCGCCGAGCGCCGTGCGGGCGTCATGGTAAAGAGCGTATGCCTCGGCCGTATCGGTAAGGTCGGCATTGATGGCTTTTGCCGTTACGCCGAGGGCGCGCGCCTCGCGTTCCACTTCCCAGGCGGCTTCCTCCCGCGTGTGGTAGCTGAAAGCCACGTGCGCGCCTTCCGCCGCGAATGCCAACACAATGCCCCGCCCGACCCCGCGCGAACCGCCTGTTACCAGAACCCGTTTTCCGCCAAGATTGAGATTCATGCGCCACCTCGCGGTTTGTGAAGCGCCTCGGCAGGGTACCCCATACCCGGGAGCCGCGCGCGTCGCACACGCCTGAAAAAATTATACAACCTCCATGCGTCCCTAATGGGTGCAGGGCTCAGCCCTGCCCCTGCTATAACATACCGATGTCCCAGTTGAATTCGCTGGTTCGTTTGGCTTCGCCCACGCTCTGCGGCGGCCATTCGGCAAAGACCGCGAACATGGAGTACCCGGCTTTTTCCAAGGCCTGGCGGCGCGCGGTGATATCCAGCGGCCAGGTGGGATAAATCCAGGTGTTCTGTCCGTAGCGTCTGGCCCAGAATCCTTCGCCCTTGGGGCTCACAAACGGCTCCTCCGGCTTGAGGGGCGCAATGCCGTGCCGGGCGATGCCCATGGGCCAGTAGCCGGAGAGCACAACCCCCATGGGCAGGCAAGAGGCGCGCGGCAGAGACAGCATGTCCTTGTCGCCGAGTTCCGGCCCGACAAAGGCCCCGGAAAAGCCCAGATCTTTCAGTACGGCCACGGCGGCCGGGTTGGTGATGTTGCAAAACGGCCCGGCCACCAGAGCGGCCTTGTCGTCCGGGAAAAACGCGCTCTGCCACGGCTCGTTGCAGACGAAATGGCGCGCCCCGTTCCGCAGGGCGATGCGGATCATTTTCAGCCAGCCCTCTTCCTCGTCGGGCCAGATAACCGGCGGCAGCCACCAGGAAATACGTGAGAACAGCGTGCGGGAAACGGATTCCAGCGCTTTTGGCGAAAGCCACAGCCCCTGCACGGACCCCGGCTTGACGCCGCTTTTCCCGTCCCTGCCTTTGGGCAGATTGCCGCGCAAAATAATATCGAGATTTTTTTCCGGCTTTGCCGATGCGGGAGCCTTGTAGGAAAAATCCACGTCCGTGTCGGGCCGGGCCTTGGCTTTGGCCAGACGCTTTTCCCACTGGGCCAGGATATCCATCAGCTCCGGCTCGCGCCGGTCGATGAGGAACACGGGCGTGCCGGTTTTCGGGCTTTTGTGGCGCGGCATCTTGAGGGTGTAGGTGCCGCCCTTGGGCACGCGCCGCGTGACCGGCAACGTGTGGTGCCAGGCCTCGTCCTCCACGCCGATGCGCAAATTGTCCTGCGGCAACAGGTCGAACCTGGGTTTGAGCACGAACGCGCCCGCCTCGTCCCGCGTGATTTTTCCCGCGAGGAGGCCGGAACTGGTCTGACCGTCGGTTGCCGTGGGGCTGGTATCCTTCTGCGGCAAAAACCGGGCCCTGGTGAACGGCCTGCCGAGCGCCATATCCAGAATTGCCAGCGCTTCCTTGCGGGCTTTGGGGTCCTGCCCTTCGTCGCGCAGCATCCGGTAGGCGGTGACCGCGTAATACACGTAGTGCGGCCCTTTTTTGCGGCCCTCGATTTTCCAGGACACGATGTTCGGGAGTTCCAGCAGCGTTTTGACCAGCACGTCGAGGGACAGGTCCAGGCAGGAAAAGAAGCGGCCGGACTTGCCCTTTTGCGTATAGACGCGGCGGCAGGGCTGCACGCAGCGGCCTCGCAGGCCGCTCTTGCCGCCCATGTAACTCGACCACCAGCAGCGGCCGGAAACGCACCAGCAGAGTGCGCCGTGGATGAACGTCTCGAACCTGAGCCCTTCCGGGCAGGTGGCGTCCACCGTGCGGATTTCGTCAATGGACAGTTCGCGCGGGAGGATGACGCGGGACGCGCCCGCCTCCTTCGCCGCCTTGAACGCCAGCGGATGCGTGACGTTGGCGAGGGTGGAGAGAAAGACGCCCCCCGTGAAGCCCGTCTGGCGGGCGAGGTCCAGCGCGCCGAGATCCTGCACGATGAGCCCGTCCGGCGCCGCGCCCAGACAGACTCTTTTGATAAGTCGGCCCGCCGATGAAAGGTCGCCGGGTTTGAGAAGCGTATTCAGGGCCACGTAAACCTTGCGGTCCTCGGCGTGGGCGAGGTCCACCAGGCGGGAAAGTTCCAGGGTTGCGAAATTGTCCGCCGTCATGCGGGCGGAAAAATGCTTGAGGCCGAGGTACACGGCATCGGCGCCAGCC of uncultured delta proteobacterium contains these proteins:
- a CDS encoding Peptidase U32 family protein, coding for MTTSDPIVSGHKPEILAPAGDTASALAAFAAGADAVYLGLKHFSARMTADNFATLELSRLVDLAHAEDRKVYVALNTLLKPGDLSSAGRLIKRVCLGAAPDGLIVQDLGALDLARQTGFTGGVFLSTLANVTHPLAFKAAKEAGASRVILPRELSIDEIRTVDATCPEGLRFETFIHGALCWCVSGRCWWSSYMGGKSGLRGRCVQPCRRVYTQKGKSGRFFSCLDLSLDVLVKTLLELPNIVSWKIEGRKKGPHYVYYAVTAYRMLRDEGQDPKARKEALAILDMALGRPFTRARFLPQKDTSPTATDGQTSSGLLAGKITRDEAGAFVLKPRFDLLPQDNLRIGVEDEAWHHTLPVTRRVPKGGTYTLKMPRHKSPKTGTPVFLIDRREPELMDILAQWEKRLAKAKARPDTDVDFSYKAPASAKPEKNLDIILRGNLPKGRDGKSGVKPGSVQGLWLSPKALESVSRTLFSRISWWLPPVIWPDEEEGWLKMIRIALRNGARHFVCNEPWQSAFFPDDKAALVAGPFCNITNPAAVAVLKDLGFSGAFVGPELGDKDMLSLPRASCLPMGVVLSGYWPMGIARHGIAPLKPEEPFVSPKGEGFWARRYGQNTWIYPTWPLDITARRQALEKAGYSMFAVFAEWPPQSVGEAKRTSEFNWDIGML